Below is a window of Mycobacterium dioxanotrophicus DNA.
ACGTCAACGCCTTCGACGTCGCGGCCGAGCTGCCCGCGCTGTACTCGCAGCTGGCCTCCGCGCCGGTGGCCGTGCGTGAGCTCGCCGCACCGGCACGCGAACCCATCGCCGTCTAGATCTCGTCTGCTCGCGAGGGGTCTAGCGCCAGTGGTAACGGGTGCTGGGCCGGCCGGTCTTGCCGTACTCCGTGCTGCGGGTAACGGTGCCGCCATCGGCCAGCCGCTCCAGGTAGCGCCACGCCGTCACCCGGGAGACCCCCACCTGCTTGGCCACCTCGTCGGCGGTCAGCCCGTCGGGGTCGTCGCGTACCGCGCGGGCGATCTCGTCGGTGGTCTGCGGCGCCGCCCCTTTCGGGGAAGCGGCCTTGTCCGGGGCGACGCGTAATTCCCAGAGGGCCCGGTCCACCTCGGCCTGGCTGGCCGCGTCCGTACCGGCCGGAAGCGCCGTGCGGTAGCGGCGGTAGCGCTCGAGGCGATCGCGGAATGCCGCGAACGTGAACGGCTTCAGCAGGTACGCCAGGGCGCCGTGGGCCACCGCGGCCCGCACCATCTCCAAATCGCGTTCGGAAGTGATGGCGATGATGTCGGGCGCCGGTCGCAGCCCGGACAATCCCGAGGCCAACGAGATTCCACTGGCGTCGGG
It encodes the following:
- a CDS encoding response regulator encodes the protein MSDIHVLIVEDDPLIAEAHATYLARLEGFSTAAVVHTARDAMRTAAEASASERPIDLVLLDLGLPDASGISLASGLSGLRPAPDIIAITSERDLEMVRAAVAHGALAYLLKPFTFAAFRDRLERYRRYRTALPAGTDAASQAEVDRALWELRVAPDKAASPKGAAPQTTDEIARAVRDDPDGLTADEVAKQVGVSRVTAWRYLERLADGGTVTRSTEYGKTGRPSTRYHWR